The following proteins are encoded in a genomic region of Thunnus maccoyii chromosome 8, fThuMac1.1, whole genome shotgun sequence:
- the LOC121901806 gene encoding E3 ubiquitin-protein ligase XIAP, producing the protein MSDLRQDSDMDTDHATDFSLINSRLDSFRGSSLAQQVSAERLARAGFYFTGPADRVCCFSCKKTVENWCRGDTPVERHKEVSPSCRFLSCTHRPSFNRSFNTTLTNGSTYNEEAEDMEYRLRTGEVVDESTYPMAPHMKSEEARLQTFSSWPSTAPVRPRDLAQAGLYYLGEGDRVQCFCCAGMLGGWEAGDNAWGEHTKHFPNCFFILGHDVGNIPFQGGTEEEECGRRQGANAHVPMESFEERLGSFAGVQHPIDHERLARAGFYSTGTGDKVLCFQCGGGLKGWRPEEDPWEEHAKHYPGCSFLLAEKGQEFVNRIQLQDPQRNRATSSHQNGFSGDRNEVLRSAMAQKAIAMGLDPSVVEKTILEKISGTGTGYSKLEALMEDCINNTPESDAYKTDEDPLEKLRKLQMEKLCKVCMDRDICIVFIPCGHLVTCRECSASLSKCPICCGAITQKVQTYMT; encoded by the exons ATGTCTGATCTCAGACAAGACAGTGACATGGACACAGACCATGCGACTGATTTCTCCCTGATCAACAGTCGCCTGGACTCGTTCCGTGGCTCCAGTCTGGCCCAGCAGGTGTCAGCTGAAAGATTGGCCCGGGCCGGCTTCTACTTCACCGGCCCTGCCGACCGTGTCTGTTGTTTCAGCTGtaagaagacagtggaaaacTGGTGCAGGGGAGACACACCTGTAGAGAGGCATAAAGAG GTTTCCCCATCATGCAGGTTTCTCAGCTGCACCCACCGTCCCAGTTTTAACCGGAGTTTTAACACCACACTGACCAACGGTTCCACATACAATGAAGAAGCAGAAGACATGGAATATCGTTTGAGAACAGGAGAGGTTGTTGATGAGTCCACCTACCCAATGGCCCCTCACATGAAGAGCGAGGAGGCCCGGCTTCAGACCTTCTCTTCTTGGCCCTCTACTGCTCCTGTGAGACCCAGAGATCTCGCCCAAGCTGGCCTTTACTACTTAGGGGAGGGCGACCGGGTGCAATGTTTTTGCTGTGCTGGCATGCTGGGTGGCTGGGAAGCAGGAGACAACGCCTGGGGAGAACATACCAAACATTTTCCCAACTGCTTCTTCATCCTTGGCCATGATGTGGGCAACATCCCATTCCAGGGGGgtacagaggaagaggagtgtgGCAGAAGACAAGGCGCAAACGCTCATGTCCCTATGGAGAGTTTTGAAGAGAGGCTTGGTAGCTTTGCAGGTGTCCAGCACCCTATTGACCATGAGAGGCTTGCCAGGGCTGGCTTCTACAGCACAG GGACAGGAGACAAGGTGTTGTGTTTCCAGTGTGGTGGAGGTTTGAAAGGCTGGCGGCCTGAGGAAGACCCATGGGAAGAACATGCCAAACACTATCCTGG ATGCAGCTTCTTGTTAGCAGAAAAAGGACAAGAATTTGTCAACAGGATCCAGCTACAAGACCCACAACGAAATAGAGCT actTCAAGTCATCAGAATGGATTTTCAGGAGATAGAAAtg AGGTGCTGCGGTCTGCCATGGCTCAGAAGGCCATCGCGATGGGTCTAGACCCCAGTGTGGTTGAGAAGACCATTTTGGAGAAGATCAGCGGGACAGGCACAGGCTACTCCAAGCTGGAAGCACTAATGGAGGATTGTATTAACAACACACCAGAGAGTGATGCTTACAAGACAG atgaggACCCACTGGAGAAACTACGAAAGCTGCAAATGGAAAAACTGTGTAAAGTATGTATGGACAGAGATATCTGTATCGTCTTCATCCCATGTGGTCATCTGGTCACTTGCAGGGAGTGTTCAGCATCACTCAGCAAGTGTCCAATCTGCTGTGGAGCCATAACACAGAAGGTCCAGACCTATATGACTTAA